A single Phalacrocorax aristotelis chromosome 18, bGulAri2.1, whole genome shotgun sequence DNA region contains:
- the NSRP1 gene encoding nuclear speckle splicing regulatory protein 1 isoform X2 — protein sequence MLRCTNMTVFTMKCSSRRKKVMPECYLEQMTKRSIPENPRYIQNILKAAEIRKKEQEKRMERKIQKEREMEGGEFAHKEAFVTSAYKKKLQERAEEEERERREAALEAYLDVTKQKDLSGFYRHLLNQRVGEEEMPKCSFREARIKEEKSDTCYDESTQRNKCPYEKQRLKPSAKKENNPDADTDLGTDSSDDDKRHRNSKVNLKKKRRESSVSSEEEAKHHKSQRHSGSPSSSGAEEELHTKAQTSHLTKRGESRPSRRGNDEQYREKDYERSRTHEKDHQREKEERHRYGDHTNKDNYRRREEQDDKQRGKERKEREGHGREWRKAKEREEKGSEKEREKERIRNGKDRYNDREKERGEKCREKEDYVKERREKHGRDEKKYRERREATPASLEKDGETDLGKEREVDEKGGCSSGILSEQKRKAGEGEKEEKEQAQKPSESMSKFAKRSNEETVMSARDRYLARQMARVSTKSYIEKEED from the exons ATGCTACGGTGTACGAATATGACAGTATTTACgatgaaatgcagcagcagaagaaagaaagtaaTGCCAGAGTGTTATCTGGAACAGATGACAAAAAGGTCGATACCTGAAAAT CCCAGATACATCCAAAATATCCTCAAAGCAGCTGAGATTCGAAAGAaggagcaagaaaaaagaatggaaagaaaaattcagaaagagcGTGAAATGGAAGGAGGAGAGTTTGCTCACAAAGAGGCTTTTGTGACTTCAGCCTATAAGAAGAAGCTGCAAGAAagggctgaggaggaggaaagagaaagaagagaggcaGCTCTCGAGG CGTACCTGGATGTGACCAAACAGAAGGATCTCAGCGGATTTTACAGACATCTTCTAAACCAGAGGGTAGGGGAAGAAGAGATGCCTAAATGCAGCTTCCGTGAAGCCAG gataaaggaagaaaaatctgacaCTTGTTACGATGAGTCCACTCAAAGGAACAAATGCCCCTATGAAAAGCAAAGACTGAAGCCCTCTGCTAAGAAGGAGAATAATCCGGACGCTGATACCGACTTAGGAACTGATAGTAGTGATGATGATAAGAGACACAGAAATAGTAAAGtaaatttgaaaaagaagaggagagagagcTCTGTGAGCAGTGAAGAGGAGGCTAAACATCACAAGAGCCAGAGGCATTCCGGGTCACCGAGCTCCTCTGGTGCGGAGGAAGAGCTGCACACAAAAGCCCAAACAAGTCATCTTACAAAGAGGGGAGAGAGCAGACCAAGCAGGAGGGGGAATGATGAGCAATACAGGGAAAAAGACTATGAGAGAAGTAGGACCCACGAAAAGGATCaccaaagggaaaaggaagagcgACACAGATACGGGGATCACACCAATAAAGATAACtacagaaggagggaagagcaaGATGATAAacaaagggggaaggaaagaaaggagagggagggacaTGGCAGAGAATGGAGGAaggcaaaggagagggaggagaagggctcAGAAAAGGAAcgagagaaagagagaataaGAAACGGTAAAGACAGATATAATgacagagagaaggagagaggagagaaatgcagagaaaaggaagactatgtgaaggagaggagagaaaaacatgGTCGTGATGAAAAGAAGTAtagagagaggagggaagctACTCCTGCATCTTTAGAAAAAGATGGAGAGACTGAtctgggaaaagagagagaggtggATGAGAAGGGAGGATGCAGCTCTGGGATTTTGTCTGAGCAGAAGCGTaaagctggagaaggagagaaggaggagaaggaacaaGCACAGAAACCATCTGAGAGCATGAGCAAATTTGCCAAACGAAGCAATGAAGAGACAGTCATGTCAGCAAGGGACCGCTATTTGGCGAGGCAAATGGCACGCGTCAGTACTAAATCTTACATCGAGAAGGAAGAAGATTAA
- the NSRP1 gene encoding nuclear speckle splicing regulatory protein 1 isoform X1 — protein MAALGKQYGLIMPKKVPQKNLVSKKLSVFADDSDEEPTVGESLQKEALKKQAMKQTKLEIQKALEEDATVYEYDSIYDEMQQQKKESNARVLSGTDDKKPRYIQNILKAAEIRKKEQEKRMERKIQKEREMEGGEFAHKEAFVTSAYKKKLQERAEEEERERREAALEAYLDVTKQKDLSGFYRHLLNQRVGEEEMPKCSFREARIKEEKSDTCYDESTQRNKCPYEKQRLKPSAKKENNPDADTDLGTDSSDDDKRHRNSKVNLKKKRRESSVSSEEEAKHHKSQRHSGSPSSSGAEEELHTKAQTSHLTKRGESRPSRRGNDEQYREKDYERSRTHEKDHQREKEERHRYGDHTNKDNYRRREEQDDKQRGKERKEREGHGREWRKAKEREEKGSEKEREKERIRNGKDRYNDREKERGEKCREKEDYVKERREKHGRDEKKYRERREATPASLEKDGETDLGKEREVDEKGGCSSGILSEQKRKAGEGEKEEKEQAQKPSESMSKFAKRSNEETVMSARDRYLARQMARVSTKSYIEKEED, from the exons ATGGCGGCGCTGGGCAAGCA ataTGGGCTCATTATGCCAAAAAAAGTGCCACAGAAAAATCTCGTTTCGAAGAAACTCTCAGTGTTTGCAGATGACTCTGATGAAGAG CCAACTGTTGGTGAAAGTCTTCAGAAAGAAGCATTGAAAAAACAAGCAATGAAACAG accAAACTGGAGATTCAGAAGGCTTTGGAGGAAGATGCTACGGTGTACGAATATGACAGTATTTACgatgaaatgcagcagcagaagaaagaaagtaaTGCCAGAGTGTTATCTGGAACAGATGACAAAAAG CCCAGATACATCCAAAATATCCTCAAAGCAGCTGAGATTCGAAAGAaggagcaagaaaaaagaatggaaagaaaaattcagaaagagcGTGAAATGGAAGGAGGAGAGTTTGCTCACAAAGAGGCTTTTGTGACTTCAGCCTATAAGAAGAAGCTGCAAGAAagggctgaggaggaggaaagagaaagaagagaggcaGCTCTCGAGG CGTACCTGGATGTGACCAAACAGAAGGATCTCAGCGGATTTTACAGACATCTTCTAAACCAGAGGGTAGGGGAAGAAGAGATGCCTAAATGCAGCTTCCGTGAAGCCAG gataaaggaagaaaaatctgacaCTTGTTACGATGAGTCCACTCAAAGGAACAAATGCCCCTATGAAAAGCAAAGACTGAAGCCCTCTGCTAAGAAGGAGAATAATCCGGACGCTGATACCGACTTAGGAACTGATAGTAGTGATGATGATAAGAGACACAGAAATAGTAAAGtaaatttgaaaaagaagaggagagagagcTCTGTGAGCAGTGAAGAGGAGGCTAAACATCACAAGAGCCAGAGGCATTCCGGGTCACCGAGCTCCTCTGGTGCGGAGGAAGAGCTGCACACAAAAGCCCAAACAAGTCATCTTACAAAGAGGGGAGAGAGCAGACCAAGCAGGAGGGGGAATGATGAGCAATACAGGGAAAAAGACTATGAGAGAAGTAGGACCCACGAAAAGGATCaccaaagggaaaaggaagagcgACACAGATACGGGGATCACACCAATAAAGATAACtacagaaggagggaagagcaaGATGATAAacaaagggggaaggaaagaaaggagagggagggacaTGGCAGAGAATGGAGGAaggcaaaggagagggaggagaagggctcAGAAAAGGAAcgagagaaagagagaataaGAAACGGTAAAGACAGATATAATgacagagagaaggagagaggagagaaatgcagagaaaaggaagactatgtgaaggagaggagagaaaaacatgGTCGTGATGAAAAGAAGTAtagagagaggagggaagctACTCCTGCATCTTTAGAAAAAGATGGAGAGACTGAtctgggaaaagagagagaggtggATGAGAAGGGAGGATGCAGCTCTGGGATTTTGTCTGAGCAGAAGCGTaaagctggagaaggagagaaggaggagaaggaacaaGCACAGAAACCATCTGAGAGCATGAGCAAATTTGCCAAACGAAGCAATGAAGAGACAGTCATGTCAGCAAGGGACCGCTATTTGGCGAGGCAAATGGCACGCGTCAGTACTAAATCTTACATCGAGAAGGAAGAAGATTAA